A genomic stretch from Telopea speciosissima isolate NSW1024214 ecotype Mountain lineage chromosome 7, Tspe_v1, whole genome shotgun sequence includes:
- the LOC122667692 gene encoding zinc finger HIT domain-containing protein 2 — translation MTSEEPTISAQLAQATRIICRVCQKQFSKYTCPRCNSRYCSLHCYKAHSLRCTESFMRENVEEELRQLQPDDETKRKMLDILKRHHTEDEMDEDDSPLSEETIQKILSGNEVSLDELSAEEMKQLQRAVASGELSKMIQPWEPWWFKHSARMISLSREGTKLVQPLNEEDVRKSTEDDSESGQSTIIPPGPETPLPPVSKLSSIAPSPLLAVHLVDTIYSYCFTLRFYNGDWQSDALGAAMVVLNVSSVLGEGGQPETVSQALSHCLEQTCSPAYRHAGGLSFGICLLDDLVKLLSLGGAALVCLLCDLQRLIQAGQRELKAEKPRKLKRVEVGTKLKLAEKKVYFLMCWVHEQPKEFWSSLMTIVGVEKDLIASVGHEGSHVKVDAKPESKGKVIIEEV, via the exons ATGACATCTGAGGAACCCACAATTTCCGCCCAATTGGCTCAAGCAACCAGGATTATCTGTCGAGT ATGCCAAAAGCAATTTTCAAAGTACACTTGCCCTCGATGCAATTCCCGATATTGTTCACTTCACTGTTACAAG GCTCATAGTCTCCGTTGCACGGAATCGTTCATGCGAGAAAATGTTGAGGAGGAGCTCCGACAACTGCAACCTGAtgatgaaacaaaaagaaaaatgctaGACATACTCAAACGACATCACACAGAAGATGAGATGGATGAAGACG ACTCTCCTCTGTCTGAAGAGACCATTCAGAAGATTTTATCTG GAAATGAAGTCAGTTTAGATGAATTATCTGCAGAAGAAATGAAGCAACTCCAAAGAGCAGTTGCATCTGGAGAATTAAGCAAAATGATACAGCCTTGGGAACCCTGGTGGTTCAAGCATTCTGCAAGAATGATTTCTCTCAGCCGTGAGGGAACTAAGCTTGTTCAGCCACTTAATGAGGAAGATGTCAGAAAATCAACAGAAGATGATTCTGAAAGCGGCCAGTCAACTATTATACCGCCTGGGCCTGAAACTCCACTGCCACCCGTCAGCAAGCTGAGTTCCATAGCGCCATCCCCTCTTTTAGCAGTTCATCTGGTTGACACTATATACTCCTATTGCTTCACTCTACGTTTCTACAATGGGGATTGGCAATCTGATGCCCTTGGTGCGGCCATGGTGGTATTGAATGTCTCCTCTGTCTTGGGTGAAGGTGGACAGCCAGAGACAGTATCACAAGCACTTTCCCATTGCTTGGAGCAGACATGCTCACCTGCTTACAGGCATGCTGGTGGCTTGAGTTTTGGGATATGTCTTCTTGATGATTTAGTAAAGCTACTTTCTCTAGGTGGAGCTGCTTTAGTGTGCCTGCTCTGTGATCTACAGAGGCTGATTCAGGCTGGACAGAGGGAACTGAAGGCTGAAAAACCCAGGAAGCTGAAAAGGGTGGAAGTGGGGACTAAGCTTAAGCTTGCTGAGAAGAAGGTTTACTTTTTGATGTGTTGGGTTCATGAGCAACCAAAGGAATTTTGGTCTTCATTGATGACCATTGTTGGGGTGGAGAAGGATTTGATTGCATCTGTGGGACATGAAGGCAGTCATGTAAAAGTGGATGCGAAACCAGAATCCAAGGGTAAGGTCATAATTGAGGAGGTTTAG